Sequence from the Gloeocapsopsis dulcis genome:
GGCTTGCTGCTTATTTACTGACGTTTTCCCATTTGGCAACTATTTCTCTCGTCTACGCTATAAAAGTCAAAAATTTTATTCTCGATAATCGGTACGACTGACTATGTCAGGATCTCGGTATGCATTAGTCTCTGTTCGGCGTTTTTTACCAGTTAAACCAAACAAACCAAATAGACCAATTAGTCCTAGCCAACCCCAATCAAAACCATCGTCAGCATACACAACTCTTGTAGGTGGAACTACAGGAGCGGCTGGAACAGTAGTTACTGGAGCTGGAGCGCAAGCAGAGAGAGTAAGAAACAATACTGCTGTACTCAGCATCAAAGCGCCAGCACTAACAATTTTAGAAAATTTAAGACGCTTCATCTTTAGAGTGTATTTCTAAAAAAAAGATTAACTGAAGGGCAGGAGTACGCTAGTTAGACCAGGATAGGTTAGTTGTGAATTCAAAGTTGGACGATGGTTCTCTCCCCGCAAACTCGCCAGTTTTATCGAGCTAAAGAACGTGCTGCCAAGCGCTATAGCAGTGATTTAACAGATCAAGAATGGGAAGTGATTCGCCCCCTGCTGCCCTCTCGTTCTCAAGGTCGAGGTCGCAAACAACAGGTCGATGAACGAGAGATCCTTAATGGTATCTTCTACCAACTTCGCAATGGTTGTATCTGGAGTGATTTGCCCAAAGACCTGCCTGCTTGGCAGACGGTGTACAAGTATTTTCGGCGTTGGCAACGCAAGGGGGTATGGCAGCAGATCCATGACCAACTACGGCAATCAGTCCGGGGTGCTGCTGGAAGAAATCCTCATGCTAGTGCAGGTTGTATCGACAGTCAAACCGTCAAAACGACGGAAAAAAGGGGAGGTCTACGGCTTCGACGGTGGCAAATTAGTGAAAGGACGCAAGCGCTTTATCCTAGTGGACACGTTGGGACTGCTGATCTCAGTACTGGTAATCAATGCCAATTGCTCAGAACAAAAAGGGGGGCGTTTGTCGTGCATGAAATGGCTCAAGCAGACGCACAGACACTGCAATTGGTCTGGGTGGATCAGGGCTATCAAGGGGAGAACTTTGCGCGTGTGATTGAACAATTGTGTGGTGCGAAAGTCGAGGTAGTCAGGCGCTCTGAAGCAGGATTCGTTGTCCTACCGAAGCGGTGGGTTGTAGAGCGAACTTTTGGTTGGCTCAATCAGAATCGCCGTTTGAGCAAGGATTATGAACTGTTACCTGAAGTGAGTGAGGCAATGATTCAGGGAGCCATGATCCGATTGATGCTGCAACGTTTGGGGGAACAGTATGAAGCTACTTCATCTTTTATTTAGAAATGCGCTCTTAATGTCCCTTCTCATTACTGAACTATCAAACCAATTGTTTTTCAGCATTTTAAAAAATTAACAAAGCTCTTCTACTAATATTTGAATACCTAGTTAGTAGAGTTGTATAAAAATCTGCGCTTTGCTCTATCTTCTTACTTCAGGATCGCGATAAGCTGTGGGTTCGGAACGCTTTTTCCCTGCTAGACCTGCTAGACCTGCTAAGCCAATTAATCCCAACCAGCCCCAATCAAAATCATCATCTTCATAAATTTCTTCTGCTTCCACTTCAGGTGTAGTTACTTGAGCATTAGCAGATAGAGTTAATGGTAAAATCGCTGTAGTTGCTGTTAGCAAGCTTGCTGCAGTGACTTTAAGTAAAAAAGAGTTCTTCATAGTTGTTTTCTCGTTGTGAAAATATTACAAAAACTATCTAATAATCTATCACTTAAATATTTAGTTAGAATCAATCTTCGGCTATAAAATCGAAATTCATATTCCAACTAAAGGTAGACAAATAATATATCTTTCTTGCACTAACTGTAACAATTTTTACTTACTTTTATTATCAAATAAGCTTGGAAAATCATAAATGCAGAGAGTTTTCATGCCCTAAAAAAAGACGCTTTCTCAAATCAAACTGTATTTCACGAAATGCTGCATTAATTGATTTATACTAACTTTCAAATGATAATTTGAGATAGTGGAAAACTCGTGGAGAAATGATGACTAGTTACTAAAATACGACTAAAGAGATAGCCAGCTATATCAATAGGAATATAAATATCTTCAGCATTCTTAAAACTCATTGACAACGCATAGGCAACACAATGAGTGCAGGATAAACTCAAAACTACTTAAAGGCGATCGCTATTAAATTTACAGAGCAGCACTATTAAGAACATTCGCTCAGGTAATTGGCAAGCACATAACCTTTCAGAGGAATTGAAATAGGTACCCAACCATTGCTACTTTGATTTTCAATCAAGACATAGCGTCCACTCGCTATGACACCGACAATAGCACTCTTTGCTAAGGGTTGTTGGTAGACATATACACCATTAGTAGCTACAACTTGACGGCAATTTGGCGGTGGCGGCGGTGCAGGTGCGCAAGAGGTAAGATAACCCGTAAATATATAACCTTTCAAAGGAATTGAAATAGGCACCCAATCATTGATGCCTCCCGATTCAATCATCACATAACGTCCGCCAGCAATGCTACCGATTACGGAGCCGTAGACTGTTGGCTGACTGTGAACATATGCTCCTTCTGGAGGGAACACTCGGCGACAACTATCCGCAGCCTGCGCAAGTTGGTTTTCT
This genomic interval carries:
- a CDS encoding WGxxGxxG family protein — translated: MKRLKFSKIVSAGALMLSTAVLFLTLSACAPAPVTTVPAAPVVPPTRVVYADDGFDWGWLGLIGLFGLFGLTGKKRRTETNAYRDPDIVSRTDYRE
- a CDS encoding IS5 family transposase codes for the protein MVLSPQTRQFYRAKERAAKRYSSDLTDQEWEVIRPLLPSRSQGRGRKQQVDEREILNGIFYQLRNGCIWSDLPKDLPAWQTVYKYFRRWQRKGVWQQIHDQLRQSVRGAAGRNPHASAGCIDSQTVKTTEKRGGLRLRRWQISERTQALYPSGHVGTADLSTGNQCQLLRTKRGAFVVHEMAQADAQTLQLVWVDQGYQGENFARVIEQLCGAKVEVVRRSEAGFVVLPKRWVVERTFGWLNQNRRLSKDYELLPEVSEAMIQGAMIRLMLQRLGEQYEATSSFI
- a CDS encoding WGxxGxxG family protein, with amino-acid sequence MKNSFLLKVTAASLLTATTAILPLTLSANAQVTTPEVEAEEIYEDDDFDWGWLGLIGLAGLAGLAGKKRSEPTAYRDPEVRR
- a CDS encoding SH3 domain-containing protein: MKQRRLELKLQVLAASISIAATTFIAPYVSANAENSDLANSEENQLAQAADSCRRVFPPEGAYVHSQPTVYGSVIGSIAGGRYVMIESGGINDWVPISIPLKGYIFTGYLTSCAPAPPPPPNCRQVVATNGVYVYQQPLAKSAIVGVIASGRYVLIENQSSNGWVPISIPLKGYVLANYLSECS